Within Dendrosporobacter quercicolus, the genomic segment CTGTATTCTTTCAAAGATGAGCCGAAGCTGGACAAGATTAAGCAACTGCCTAAATTTAAACAACTGTTTATGTAACCTGCCTAATAATAATGCGCATGGTCGTTTTTTGACCATGCGCATTATTATTAGGCAGGTTAAGTATTAACACCGGTTTGGTGTGACATTGCGGAAAACAGCGCTGTGCATATTGGCAAGCAATGCTTCCAGAGTTGTGTTTGCATATTCCAGGACCAGCGTCGCATCCGGGGAGAAGGCCTGAATTGCGGAAAACAGCGCTTTCCAGTCCAACTGGCCCTCACCGGCGGGAAGGTGCTCGTCATACAGGCCGTGATTGTCATGCAGATGGTAAGCTTTTATCCGTCCGCCAAGCTGCCGGATGACGGCAGGCAGATCCCAGTTGTTTAACAAAGCATGCCCGGTGTCAATGATCGCTCCGGCCTGCGGCAATGCCGCCAGCAGGTCAAGATAATCCGGCCAATCAAACAGCAGCGTGTTTTGTCTTTTTACTCCGACATTTTCAATTAACAGCGGGATTTTCTCCTTCCGGGAGATCAGGACAAGTTCGGCGAGGCGGCTTCGTACCAGACGGCGGGCTTCTTCAGGCGATCCCCCGAAGGCTTCGTTGGTATGCGCGACCAGGAAGCGGGCCTGCCATTTGCCGGCAAACTGAAACGCCTGCCGGTACAAGGACAGGTAATGGGTATCGCTCCGGCTGGCCAGATTGACGCCGACCGACGGACCGTGTACACTTAACTCCAGCAACGGGCGGTTATCCGTTAAGTGGCGCATCACTTGTTCCCAGTAGAATGGATTGCCAAATTCCCAAAACAGTTCCAGGCCGAGATTGTCCGGCAGTTGTTTCATTAGCGCATAATCAAATCCGGTAAAGGATAAATTGCTGATAGAAAGTTTCATATCCGCCTCCGCAAAATATTTACGCCGGTTTGGCAGGCGCAGTTTGATTTATCTGGTCGGGATAACCGATATTCAGGCCGGTTTCGTCGGCAAAGCAGCTGATCCGGCGCCAGGAAAAAGATATTCCTTTGATGCCTTCGGGCAACGGCTGATCAGCCGGGAGCAGGCACAGCACGCGCTGGTTATTGTGGGTTAGGCGCAGATGAATGCACAGCTGAGCGCCAAGATGTTCCTTGAATTCCACTTGTCCCGGAAGCAGGGGGGCGTCACTCAAATAGCACTGTTCGGGCCGGATGCCGAGATAAAGCCCGGGATGCCTGGCCAGCAGCGTTTTCCAGCCGGCAGGAGGGCAGAGCCGTTGATCGCCAAACCACAATGCTCCTTCGCGGAATTGCCCAGGCAATAAATTCATTGGCGGCGAACCAATAAAGGAGGCGACAAAGGTATTGGCGGGATGCTGATAAATATCACCCGGGCTGTCCAATTGCTGCAGGCTTCCCTGGTTCATAATCGCAATCCGGTGGCCTACGGTCATGGCTTCAACCTGGTCGTGGGTAACATAAATCATGGTTGGCCGGTACAGGCGGTGAATTTTGACTAATTCGGTCCGGGCCTGAAGGCGCAACTGAGCATCCAGATTAGACAGTGGCTCGTCCAGTAGAAAATAGGGCGCCTGCTTTACCCAGGCCCGGGCCAGCGCCACCCGCTGCTTTTGTCCGCCTGAAAGCTCATGCGGTTTACGCTGTTCATACCCTGATAAGTTCAGGATAGAAAGCGCCTGATCCGCTCTGGTTTTTATTTCAGCCTTGTCAACCTTTTGGATACTAAGGCCAAAGGTAATATTTTCCCATACCGTCATATGGGGATACAGCGCATAGTTCTGAAATACCATAG encodes:
- a CDS encoding sugar phosphate isomerase/epimerase family protein, encoding MKLSISNLSFTGFDYALMKQLPDNLGLELFWEFGNPFYWEQVMRHLTDNRPLLELSVHGPSVGVNLASRSDTHYLSLYRQAFQFAGKWQARFLVAHTNEAFGGSPEEARRLVRSRLAELVLISRKEKIPLLIENVGVKRQNTLLFDWPDYLDLLAALPQAGAIIDTGHALLNNWDLPAVIRQLGGRIKAYHLHDNHGLYDEHLPAGEGQLDWKALFSAIQAFSPDATLVLEYANTTLEALLANMHSAVFRNVTPNRC
- a CDS encoding ABC transporter ATP-binding protein codes for the protein MNKITFQHVCKAYGENTVVKNLNFTIDEGERLILLGPSGCGKTTILRMVAGFESITSGALLMGGQKVNQLEPGARNVAMVFQNYALYPHMTVWENITFGLSIQKVDKAEIKTRADQALSILNLSGYEQRKPHELSGGQKQRVALARAWVKQAPYFLLDEPLSNLDAQLRLQARTELVKIHRLYRPTMIYVTHDQVEAMTVGHRIAIMNQGSLQQLDSPGDIYQHPANTFVASFIGSPPMNLLPGQFREGALWFGDQRLCPPAGWKTLLARHPGLYLGIRPEQCYLSDAPLLPGQVEFKEHLGAQLCIHLRLTHNNQRVLCLLPADQPLPEGIKGISFSWRRISCFADETGLNIGYPDQINQTAPAKPA